GGCGCAGAATCCTGGAACAGCCTTCTTCAGTTTGGAATTGTCAAACACCACGGAGTTTGCCTTGTCCCCAAGAAGACTGCCGGTAAAGTCAAATCCTAGAGAATCTCCCACTGCGGCTAAAAATTCAGATGGCACATGGTATGCCTTCAATTCAACTCCCAGGACGTTGGCGATGGTCTGGTAAATTTGGTTCCAGGTCAGGCTTTCGTCACTGGTAATCTGGAAGGCTTCGCCGATAGCGTGAATGTTTCCCATAAGGCCGATAAAACCTTTGGCGAAGTCCTCGTTGTACGTCATGGTCCACAGACTGGTGCCGTCCCCGTGGATGATGACAGGCTTGCCTTGAAGCATGCGCTTGGCGACCTGCCAGCTGCCCTTTTTGCCATGTACGCCCAAAGGAATCTTCCGTTCATCGTAAGTGTGGCTGGGGCGAACGATGGTGACGGGGAATCCTTCCTCACGATACATCTTCATGAGGAATTCCTCGCCGGCGATTTTATTCCGGGAGTATTCCCAGTAAGGGTTAGACAGCGGGGTGCCTTCGGTAATGCGGTAATCCGAAAGAGGCTTCTGGTAAGCGCTGGCGGAACTGATAAAGATGAACTGCTTGGTCTTGCCCTTAAACAGACGGTAATCTCTTTCCAGGGCGCTTACATGGAATGCAATAAAATCACAGACTACGTCAAACTGCAGGGCCTTGATTTTGTCGGCCACATCCGCTTCGTTATAAATGTCCGCCACAATCTGTTTCGTTCCGACTGGTGCCTTGCGGTTTCCACGGTTCAGCAAATAGATTTCCCAGCCCAGTTCTAGGGCTAGGCGAGTGATTGCCATGCTGATGGTCCCGGTGCCGCCAATAAATAAAGCCTTCATGTCTTATACTCTTGCGTTAACTGCAATCTTGTAGATGGCGGTAATGTCATCTGCCTTCAACGGCTGGAAACCCCATCCGTCGCCGGGATTCATCTTGCGAACCATTTCGGGAATGTCCTCTTCCTTGGCGCCAAGTTCTGCAAAGTTGATGGGCATGCCGATGTTATGCAGGAAGGTGCGGAATGCCTTGATTCCTGCACGAGCCGTTTCTGCAGGATTTTCGAAGTTCATGGCACAGCCGAACACTCGGGTTGCCATCTGGCAGAATCGCATCACGTTATGGTTCATGACGTATTCCATCCAGGAAGGCATAATCACTGCGAGGCCTGCGCCATGGGCGCAGTCGTACTTGGCGGAAAGTTCGTGCTCAATGACGTGGCTGTTCCAGTCCTGACTGCGGCCTACACCAACGATGTTG
This Fibrobacter sp. UWEL DNA region includes the following protein-coding sequences:
- a CDS encoding SDR family oxidoreductase, which translates into the protein MKALFIGGTGTISMAITRLALELGWEIYLLNRGNRKAPVGTKQIVADIYNEADVADKIKALQFDVVCDFIAFHVSALERDYRLFKGKTKQFIFISSASAYQKPLSDYRITEGTPLSNPYWEYSRNKIAGEEFLMKMYREEGFPVTIVRPSHTYDERKIPLGVHGKKGSWQVAKRMLQGKPVIIHGDGTSLWTMTYNEDFAKGFIGLMGNIHAIGEAFQITSDESLTWNQIYQTIANVLGVELKAYHVPSEFLAAVGDSLGFDFTGSLLGDKANSVVFDNSKLKKAVPGFCATTRFDQGIRKTIENVLAHPELQQDDPEFDEWCDKVIANLENAKKI